A genome region from Columba livia isolate bColLiv1 breed racing homer chromosome 2, bColLiv1.pat.W.v2, whole genome shotgun sequence includes the following:
- the SNAI2 gene encoding zinc finger protein SNAI2 yields MPRSFLVKKHFNSSKKPNYSELDTHTVIISPYLYESYPVPIIPQPEILSSVAYNPITVWTTTGLLPSPLPNDLSPLSGYPSSLGRVSPPPPSDTSSKDHSGSESPISDEEERIQSKLSDPHAIEAEKFQCGLCNKTYSTFSGLAKHKQLHCDAQSRKSFSCKYCDKEYVSLGALKMHIRTHTLPCVCKICGKAFSRPWLLQGHIRTHTGEKPFSCPHCNRAFADRSNLRAHLQTHSDVKKYQCKNCSKTFSRMSLLHKHEESGCCVAH; encoded by the exons ATGCCACGGTCCTTCCTGGTCAAGAAACATTTCAACTCATCCAAGAAGCCGAATTACAGCGAACTGGACACTCATACAG tgatTATATCCCCATACCTGTATGAAAGCTACCCAGTCCCTATCATACCACAGCCAGAGATCCTGAGCTCAGTAGCTTACAATCCCATTACTGTGTGGACTACAACAGGGCTGCTACCGTCTCCATTACCCAATGACCTCTCTCCACTTTCTGGATACCCCTCATCTTTGGGAAGAGTAAGCCCACCTCCACCTTCTGACACCTCCTCCAAAGATCACAGTGGTTCAGAAAGTCCCATTAGCGATGAAGAAGAGAGAATCCAGTCCAAGCTTTCAGACCCCCATGCAATCGAAGCTGAAAAGTTTCAGTGCGGTTTATGCAACAAGACCTATTCAACTTTCTCTGGGTTGGCCAAACATAAGCAGCTGCACTGTGATGCCCAGTCTAGGAAATCATTCAGCTGCAAGTACTGTGACAAGGAGTATGTCAGTCTGGGAGCGCTTAAGATGCACATCAGGACCCACACACTACCTTGTGTCTGCAAGATCTGTGGCAAGGCTTTCTCTAGACCCTGGCTACTTCAAGGACACATTAGAACTCACACTG GAGAGAAGCCGTTTTCCTGTCCTCACTGCAACAGGGCATTTGCAGACAGATCCAATCTGAGGGCTCATCTGCAGACCCACTCGGATGTGAAGAAATATCAGTGCAAAAATTGCTCCAAAACTTTCTCCAGAATGTCTCTTCTGCACAAACATGAGGAATCTGGCTGCTGTGTAGCACACTGA